In Trichoderma atroviride chromosome 2, complete sequence, one DNA window encodes the following:
- a CDS encoding uncharacterized protein (EggNog:ENOG41): MKHSQIKRIFREAKSRQARRGPIFAMEDRITVVGGPTFAMGGPIDERPKVSVRVMDFEHFKNRYGIDDKYHIIEVLRATPQMTDEIQDEWNRRKETANATKLKTSAVENSMPSDIERIQRVRIQSTMILGYLSHVAGNLGWDIEKPRVFCWPFRALSHYYPEMKQHLDILEERWGEATPPEDFGYFKDAPAKEYSSDDEYASVDQKNSDNRVKEPRNSATRGKQPTSQSNSYIKYGAEDLGEKKKDGVNKKAILEDEDNTDTDANNGDGDIDISDPKLNDPTALRHMRCYIKFMEQIILPLEQATRDYFVKSGRIKSNDLWHLFQIGDIICAPSRAISQQQTAFIIYRKAIPPIADDYPDDLIIVV, translated from the coding sequence ATGAAACATTCtcaaataaaaagaatatttagGGAAGCAAAATCTCGACAAGCAAGAAGAGGTCCAATATTCGCCATGGAAGATCGAATAACTGTCGTGGGAGGTCCAACATTCGCCATGGGAGGTCCAATTGATGAGCGCCCGAAGGTTTCGGTCCGTGTGATGGATTTTGAACATTTTAAGAATCGCTATGGTATAGATGACAAATATCACATCATTGAGGTCCTTAGAGCTACGCCTCAAATGACCGACGAGATTCAAGATGAATGGAATAGGCGAAAGGAAACAGCCAACGCAACCAAGTTAAAAACTTCGGCAGTGGAAAATAGTATGCCGTCCGATATTGAAAGGATACAACGGGTGCGCATCCAGTCGACAATGATTTTGGGCTATCTCAGCCACGTAGCTGGCAACCTAGGGTGGGATATTGAGAAGCCCAGGGTGTTCTGCTGGCCGTTCAGGGCATTAAGCCACTACTACCCAGAAATGAAGCAACATCTCGACATATTGGAAGAACGATGGGGAGAAGCTACGCCACCAGAAGACTTTGGATATTTTAAGGACGCTCCAGCTAAAGAATATAGTAGCGATGATGAGTATGCGTCAGTGGATCAAAAGAATAGCGACAATAGAGTAAAAGAACCCAGAAATAGCGCTACGAGAGGAAAACAACCTACAAGCCAGTCAAATTCTTACATTAAATACGGCGCTGAAGATCTTggcgagaaaaagaaagacggaGTCAACAAAAAGGCTAtcctggaagatgaagataaCACCGACACTGACGCAAATAACGGCGATGGCGATATCGACATCAGCGACCCTAAGCTGAATGACCCGACAGCATTGAGACACATGCGTTGTTACATAAAATTCATGGAACAAATAATTCTGCCTCTCGAGCAAGCAACTAGGGATTATTTTGTGAAAAGTGGAAGAATCAAGTCAAATGATCTGTGGCATCTGTTTCAGATTGGAGATATCATCTGCGCCCCTTCTAGAGCAATCTCACAGCAGCAAACGGCGTTTATCATCTATCGGAAAGCGATACCGCCCATTGCAGACGATTACCCAGACGACTTAATAATCGTGGTTTGA
- a CDS encoding uncharacterized protein (EggNog:ENOG41) has protein sequence MLITIGENKETIDPWVNLIPNDYGLCIVKSGLLVLVKLAQRHTDKRRKVIDGFSEIHQVICNATLKRRSFQTDAQVCEAAGDLYVSIVDAIDELLDIVPSPSSISRLRSKLLKERNKNPIGKKAGIDEIMENIHNAVKKFEASVDTCRDQHIEATHVKANEVLHVSMRTSDQIRDLGDQSSNRFDKLDQGLLNCMNLLQTLLQSREDATDALRMLLSGLQKSNVSQAEQVIKKEQETQPSEKSERTTPINTQQQKAVISFKRLLQILSASAPDKIPVGNNDIELQNILAQRVEDLETVVNWSSRVDPSAQAQAYSILEQDRFLQWMRSEHPDMLLIDGNLSFRGASSIEKISAVSLFCAYFILSMTSLDSSHILLHFHCGLQCSPRDSWYGPTGLVRSVIMQVLVVLYDRGLLDLNILDRRSFVQALENHSLDELCIFLHQLIRQFPPDRTIVLVIDGISHFDLDLNGLFKKLAVVLECLQRIVEDDNLRPKFKVLMTSPTNSSWRLGRVVDKKYRLGLSSRRLAPLQLSQARMNVALGRGRPE, from the exons ATGCTAATCACCATTggagagaacaaagaaaCCATCGACCCGTGGGTCAATTTAATTCCCAACGACTATGGCCTGTGCATCGTAAAATCGGGCCTTTTGGTCTTGGTGAAG CTTGCACAGCGACACACAGATAAAAGGCGGAAGGTAATCGACGGATTCTCGGAAATTCACCAGGTTATCTGCAATGCTACGTTGAAGCGCAGGAGCTTCCAAACAGATGCACAGGTCTGCGAGGCTGCCGGCGATTTATATGTCAGCATTGTAGATGCTATTGATGAGTTATTAGACATTGTCCCATCGCCTTCCTCAATTTCTAGAT TGCGGTCAAAGCtgttgaaagaaagaaacaaaaatccTATCGGAAAGAAAGCTGGTATTGATGAGATAATGGAAAATATTCACAATGCAGTCAAAAAATTCGAAGCTTCCGTCGATACTTGTCGAGACCAGCACATCGAAGCTACACATGTTAAAGCTAATGAGGTTCTGCACGTTTCGATGAGAACGTCAGACCAAATACGGGATCTTGGCGATCAATCCTCGAATAGGTTTGATAAACTGGACCAAGGTTTGCTAAATTGTATGAATTTGCTTCAAACACTcttgcagagcagagaggATGCAACCGACGCGTTGAGAATGTTGCTCAGCGGACTCCAGAAGA GTAATGTATCCCAAGCAGAACAAGTCattaaaaaagaacaagaaacaCAACCCAGCGAAAAATCCGAGCGAACCACCCCAATCAATACCCAGCAACAAAAGGCGGTCATTTCATTTAAAAGACTACTTCAAATTCTATCAGCATCCGCTCCTGATAAGATACCTGTTGGAAACAATGACATTGAACTTCAAAACATTTTGGCACAGCGCGTCGAAGATCTTGAGACCGTCGTTAACTGGAGCTCGAGGGTAGATCCTAGTGCTCAGGCACAAGCTTACTCCATCCTTGAGCAAGACCGCTTCCTCCAGTGGATGCGTAGCGAGCATCCTGATATGCTTCTCATTGACGGAAACCTCTCTTTTCGCGGCGCTAGTTCCATCGAAAAGATCTCTGCTGTGTCTCTTTTCTGCGCATACTTCATTTTAAGCATGACTAGCCTGGATTCATCGCATATCTTGCTGCATTTTCACTGTGGCTTGCAGTGTAGCCCTAGAGATAGCTGGTACGGCCCGACTGGTCTTGTTCGGTCAGTGATTATGCAGGTTCTTGTCGTTTTATATGACAGAGGTCTGCTGGATTTGAACATTCTTGATCGGCGGAGCTTTGTTCAGGCACTAGAGAACCACAGCCTAGATGAACTGTGCATCTTTCTGCATCAACTCATCCGCCAATTCCCTCCCGACAGGACTATTGTTCTTGTTATTGATGGAATATCTCATTTTGATCTAGATTTAAATGGGCTATTCAAGAAATTGGCGGTAGTGCTGGAATGTCTGCAGCGGATAGTTGAGGATGACAATCTGAGGCCAAAGTTCAAAGTGCTTATGACTTCTCCGACCAATAGCTCGTGGAGGCTAGGCAGAGTGGTTGACAAGAAGTATCGCCTTGGGCTGTCATCAAGGAGGCTGGCTCCGCTTCAGCTTTCGCAAGCAAGAATGAACGTGGCACTTGGACGTGGTCGACCGGAATGA
- a CDS encoding uncharacterized protein (EggNog:ENOG41), translated as MFQRWEEDTNPAGPHDIEDGRGNIIRSASLVLPHRFFAYVLRDRRFASVDVMTMEKIPPQESIFDDLEIDHKNKQMVKSLVASHFEKRELQKARPGLGSMNQDLIRGKGLGLFILLHGVPGVGKTATAEAVAQANGKPLFTITCGDLGFTPKEVEEELNGIFRLANLWDCVLLLDEADVFLARRDSWNLKRNALVSVFLRVLEYYSGILFLTTNRVGTMDEAFKSRIHVSLYYEPLTLAQTEKIFEVNIEKLKRMELEREQKLAGTGIRHQKLIINRDSIMNWARNYYKQAQITSESAQWNGRQIRNAFQIASSLARYDTAKSALEKGKMPGPVLNRKQFEMVADTINKFDQYMQFATGKADSDHARIEGTRADDVRFSE; from the exons ATGTTCCAAAGGTGGGAGGAAGACACAAATCCAGCAGGGCCTCATGATATCGAGGATGGGAGAGGCAATATAATTAGATCTGCCTCTCTTGTCTTGCCCCATCGTTTCTTCGCCTACGTCCTCCGCGATAGAAGGTTCGCTAGTGTTGATGTCATGACAATGGAGAAGATCCCTCCACAGGAAAGCATCTTTGATGACTTGGAGATTGACcacaaaaacaaacagatgGTCAAATCCTTGGTGGCGTCTCATTTTGAAAAGAGGGAGCTACAGAAAGCCAGGCCAGGACTTGGCTCTATGAACCAGGACCTAATCCGCGGCAAGGGGCTGGgccttttcattcttctacATGGCGTCCCAGGTGTTGGCAAAACAGCGACAGCCGAGGCGGTAGCGCAAGCCAATGGCAAGCCTTTATTTACCATCACATGCGGTGATCTGGGCTTTACTCcaaaagaagttgaagaggAGCTAAACGGCATCTTTCGACTGGCAAATCTCTGGGATTGTGTGTTGCTTCTTGACGAAGCGGACGTATTCTTGGCAAGACGAGACTCTTGGAATTTGAAGAGAAATGCTCTGGTGTCAG TATTCCTACGAGTTCTCGAGTATTATAGTGGCATCCTCTTTCTAACAACCAATCGAGTGGGTACCATGGATGAGGCTTTCAAGTCTCGAATCCACGTCAGTCTATATTATGAACCATTGACGCTTGCCCAGACCGAGAAGATTTTCGAGGTCAATATTGAAAAGCTGAAACGAATGGAGCTAGAAAGGGAACAGAAGCTTGCAGGAACTGGTATTAGACATCAGAAGCTCATCATTAACAGAGACAGTATCATGAATTGGGCTCGAAATTACTACAAGCAGGCACAAATCACGAGCGAGTCCGCGCAGTGGAACGGCCGGCAAATCAGGAATGCTTTCCAGATTGCCTCGTCGCTTGCGCGCTATGATACGGCCAAAAGTGCATTggagaaagggaaaatgCCCGGCCCAGTTCTCAACAGGAAACAATTCGAAATGGTAGCTGATACGATTAACAAATTCGATCAATACATGCAGTTTGCGACTGGAAAGGCAGATTCAGATCACGCCCGTATTGAGGGCACTCGAGCAGACGATGTGAGATTCAGCGAATAA